One Archangium violaceum genomic window, CAAGATCAAGGCGCTCTTCGACGAGGGCCCGCCGCTACGCCTGAAGGTCCCCGTCCTCATCCTGGGCGAGCGTGGCACGGGCAAGACGAACCTCGCCTCCTGGCTGCGCAGCCATAGCCCCTTCCGCCGCGAGGCGCTCGATCACCGCGGGCCCCCGGTCGCTTGCGGTCAGTTCTGCGGAGACACCATCAAGTCCGAACTCTTCGGCCACAAGGCGGGCTCCTGCACCGATGCCACGAACGACAAGGAAGGTCTGCTCTTGGGTGGCCCACGGGGACACACTGTTCCTGGACGAGATCGGAGACATCTCCCGGGACGTCCAACGCATGCGCATCCGAGTGCTGGAGGAGCGCCGTACACCCCGCTCGGCTGTGAAGGGCAGTCGATAAATCGCTCGTCGGCGGTGTGGCCAGAAGAGTCTGGAGCAGGCTCCGCTGGGGGGCAGGCGCGAGCCCAGCGCCCATGCGGTGGTGCATGGCAGAGCCAGGCCGGTGCTTCTGGCAGAGGCAATCGCGAGCGGGCCCTCAACATGCAGCCTGGAGGGCTCGTCTGCGCGCGAGAGCCGCGGGGCTTGTGCAACGACACGCCCCGGCGGGTTGGTCATCAGCGGCCGTCAGGCAAGCTGGTGGCCAAACCTGGCGGGCTGGACTCACCGTCAGGGGTCATCAATGCCGGGGAGAGGCTGCGTGGCGGAGCCAGCGTGAGGGGCGCGCTATTGCGCCTGTGCAACGCCTCCACCAGGTCGTGCCCATGTGCGGCCAGGTTGTGCGCCAGGGCCACCAGCAGGGCGACACACTTCACCTTCTCCAGCCCCCGCACCGTCACCTGCGTCAGGCCATAGCGCCCCTTCACCCGCGCGTTGACGTTCTCCACCAGGCCGGCGCGGGCCTTGTACTGCTCCTTGGCCTCGTCGGTGCGCATGCGCTCACGCCACGCCTCTACCTCGGGGGAATGGTCCCCCTGCTGCCCGGCCTGGGCCATGCGCTCGGGCACCGAAATGAGCGCTTCAACCCCCTTGGCCGCGCACTGCTTCACGTCTGCGCACGTGGCATGGCCGCCATCGGCCAGCACGCGCTCGGGCACCTGGCCCGTGCGCTGCTCAATCTGCTCCACCATGGGGCTCACGCTGCCCATGTCGCTGCCCTGGTTGGTGACTTCCACTCCCACAATCGTTCGTGGCCCTCCCTGCGCCTCCCCGGCCACCGCCAACTGCAGGTTGTAGGCGGGTCGGAAGCCCCCATCGGCCATCTTCATCACCCGCGCATCCGCATCCGTGGTGCTGGCGCGCACCTTGTCCTTGTCCGCCCCCTTCTTCCTGGCCCGCTGCTGCTTTATCGCCTCCAGCGCCGCGTCCACCCGCGCCTGGTAGTCACGCGCCTTGGCCTCCCGTGTTGCCTGCTGCCCACGCGTCAGCTCCGGGTCGTCCTTCTGCGCCAGCACCGCCTCCAGGTGCAACTCGGCCTGCTCGCGGCACTCCTCCAGCGAGCTCTCTCGCCGGAACGAAGGCGCCGACGCACTGGCCCTTACCCTCGTGCCGTCCAGCGCCACCTGCTCCAAGCTCACCAGTCCCTGCCGCAACAGCACCGAGACCACGTCGGTGAACACCTGCTGCAGCACCTCCAGGTGCTCCACCCGGAACTGGCTCAGCTTGTCATGGCTCACCTCCACCCCTCCGGCCAGCCACTCAAACGCCCTGTCCTCCTTGCACCGGCGCGCCAGCTCCGTCGCCGTCCCTACTCCCTGCTCAATCCCGTACACCCACAGTGCCAGCAGCAGCCGCGGGCTTGTTACCGGCCGCCCGGGGTGCCCCTCCACCGCCTTGGCCTCGGACAGAAACCCACTCAAGTCCAAGGCTTCCACCGCCGCCGCCACCACTCGCACCGGGTGCTCGGCTGCCACCAACTGGTCCGGCATCTGCTTGAACAGCCAGCCCTGCGCCCTTTCTGGCTCTCTCGTCCTTACCTTCCCCGCAGTGCTCGGCTCTCTCTTCTTCACCCCTTCTGCCTACTTCATCAGTTACTCCTGCGCCCGAACCCCAGAGGTCGGGCCGCGCTGCTCCTACCCATTTCTGGCTCACCCTCCTTGCCCATCCCCGGGATTTATCTCTTGAGTCGAAGCTCCCCAGAAAAAGCGACTTCCGGCTCATCACCGCCACCAACCTCTCCGAGGAGGTGCTGCAGGAGAAGCCGAATGCGGACTTCCGAGGAGCTTCCCTGGCTGTGGGACTCCATCTACATACAGCAAGGCCCTGGAACGCGCCGAGATGGAGCGAATCCTCGCCCACCTGCACGCGCCCCCCCTCCCAGGTAACCTCCGGGATCTGCTCCGGCTGGCGTACCGCCTCGTCGCGGAGCTCAGTGACCAGGAGTGCCACCGCACACTCCCACCGAGTGCGTCGAGCTGGCGCTCACGAGCCTGTTACCGCGCACGCTTGTTGATGGAGATTTGGACCGGCAGGGAGATGGGCATCAGCGAGGACGCGCGGGCGCGAGTCACGGTCGTTGATGGGGCCCTTGCCGGACGTGAGCAGTGGGCGCGCACGTCCAGCGAGGGCTGGTCGGGGTGAGGTTCAGCTGGGGGAGTGCTCGGAGGCAGGCGCGACACGCGCCCACTCCTCACGCATGACGACGAGGGTGCGGTAGCAGTGCAGGGAATGCACAGGAGCGCCTCCACCTGGGTGAGGAGCGCCGCGGCCAGACATGCCTGGGCGGAGGGCGGATGCGGAGAGGCGGCGAAGTCCTCGGCCTCCAGTTCCGCGTGGGCGGCGGTGAGTGCCGCGGCGGAGGCACGGAGCGTGGCCGCCAGGGCAACGAGCACGGCCATCTCCGGGGCGCACAGGACGAACTCCAGGTGCGCGCCCATGTCAGTCCTCATGAGCGACGATGTCGAGGACACGCGCCAGGGTGTCGCGCTCCACCAGCTTCTTCTTCTTGCGAGCGGCCTCGCGCAGCGCGACGGTGGCCAGCCGGTCCATGTCGCGCAGGGCGCCGCTGGCCGCCTCGTGCAGCATGGCCACGGCGTCGGAGGCAAAAACAGCTCGCGCTCGCCCCCTGCGTGGGTAGGCGCACGCACAGGTATTCGGCGGTGTCCTCGGGACACAGGGGCGTGAGGCGCAGGCGGGTGTGCAGCCGGGAATAGAGGCTGCGGTTGCGTCGGCGAGCCAGACGGCTCTCCAACTCTGGCAAGCCCACCAGCACCAGGCTCAGCAGGGACTGGGAGTCCCACTGGTAGTTGAGCAGTATGTGTAAGTGGTCGAGCACGTCCTGGTACAGCAGGTGGGACTCGTCCAGGAGAAACTCGGGGTGGGTGCGCTCCTGCCCATTTGATTCACGTGGGCGGCCACGGCGTAGAAGACGGCCGCAGCGGTGGCCGAGGGCTTGAGTCCGATCCCTTTCAAGGTGAAGGAGAAGACTGCCTCCTGGTAGGGCTTGCAAGAAAGCACTTGGAGAGGGGAAAGCAGCCTCGAGCAGGGCACAGAAGCGCAGGACAAGGCCACTGGCCCGCCAATCCTTATCGAAAGGAATGACCCAGCACAGTCCTCTGGAATCAGGGGGCACCTGTCTTTACCTTGGGGGCGCTCATTGCCTGCATTCCGTCAGGTCTGCTCTTGCCCTCGTAGCACTCGTGCAGTCGATACATGCCGTCGGGCGACCTCTCCCGGGACGTACTCCTTCTTGGCCTTCTTCTTGGATTTGCGCGGGTGCTTGCGCAGCCTGGCCACTCTCACGTTCGCCGCCAGTTCCAGTAGCGTTCGACTCAACTCGGACGCTGACTGAGACTCATAAGGCTGCCATGTGGGTTCTGGCAACGCTATCATCATGCCGCCGTAGTTGAACTTCACCTCGTCCGCTATGTAATAGGAGGAAATCTGGACGGTGGAGTCTTCCAGCCGATGCTCTGCTTCCACTGCCGATTGAAGTACCGCCAGCACGTTGTAGGCCAGCACGGAGACTCCGAATGCAAACAAGGCCGCTCGCGGGTAACCCAGGCTCTTCACCTCGCTCTGGAGGACTGATTCCAAGCGGCCGAACATGCTCTCGATGCTCCAGCGCCGCCGGTACAGCCCCGCTACCTCCAGGGCTCCCATTCGCTCCGCCGGCACATTCGTCAACAGGCGGATGATGGTTTCACCGTGCCGGGTTGGCTCGTCCAGATGCAATTCGATGCGCCGCGACCTCAACTGGCGCCCTGTCTCGTCCTCTATCCGCACGGCCTGTTCATACACAAGCCCCGTCTCCACTCGCCCCACCTCCCGCTGCTCCTCCTCCGGCGTCGGGTTGGGAGAG contains:
- a CDS encoding sigma 54-interacting transcriptional regulator, with the translated sequence MPRTTRKVCSWVAHGDTLFLDEIGDISRDVQRMRIRVLEERRTPRSAVKGSR
- a CDS encoding transposase — protein: MKKREPSTAGKVRTREPERAQGWLFKQMPDQLVAAEHPVRVVAAAVEALDLSGFLSEAKAVEGHPGRPVTSPRLLLALWVYGIEQGVGTATELARRCKEDRAFEWLAGGVEVSHDKLSQFRVEHLEVLQQVFTDVVSVLLRQGLVSLEQVALDGTRVRASASAPSFRRESSLEECREQAELHLEAVLAQKDDPELTRGQQATREAKARDYQARVDAALEAIKQQRARKKGADKDKVRASTTDADARVMKMADGGFRPAYNLQLAVAGEAQGGPRTIVGVEVTNQGSDMGSVSPMVEQIEQRTGQVPERVLADGGHATCADVKQCAAKGVEALISVPERMAQAGQQGDHSPEVEAWRERMRTDEAKEQYKARAGLVENVNARVKGRYGLTQVTVRGLEKVKCVALLVALAHNLAAHGHDLVEALHRRNSAPLTLAPPRSLSPALMTPDGESSPPGLATSLPDGR